GCAGTTCTGGATGAGGAAACCACGACCAATCCACGCTATGCCTTTGGCAACCCTGATCACGAGATCATGGAGGCAAGTGATCAATTTCGCATCAACACACACTTCGGTGCTAATAATCAGACCAGTCCTGATGTAGTGACCAGCATGTCTCATGGAAAGACGCTTTTTCAATATCCCCGGTTGGATTACCGCTCTGCTGGTACAACCACCATTCAGAATGGGTATAAAACCATATTCCTGGCTTTTGGCTTTGAAGCAATTGCATCCCTGGAGGACGAGGGACCAACTATTCGCGCTGACCTGATGCAGAGATTCCTGGAATGGTTTGATATCGACTATGTTGGAATAGATGGGGAGAACGTTGCCCATGATCTGACACCAGGTATTAGTCACTTCTATCCTAATCCCTTCAATCCTACCGTCAATATTGGGTACATGTTGCCTGGGGCAAGCTCTGTTAACTTGACTATCTTTGATGTTAGGGGACAAGAGGTTGTCTCACTCCAGGATGGTTTTATCCAACCAGGCAATTATGAGGTACAGTGGAATGGTGTGGATAGATCAGGCAATCCAGTGAGTACAGGTGTGTATTTCTGCCGTCTAAAGGCAGGGGAGATCAGCCAGACCATCAAAATGGTGTATCTCAAGTAATCTGAACCAATTATAAAGATAGGAAAGCCCTGGACAGTTGTCTGGGGCTTTGTTTTATTGGGGCCAATGGGTCACACTCCGATTCACTTGGATCGTAGCGCTGTCCAGGCTAATTTCATGGCAATTCCACACTCGCACAGATACAGATTAATCTCCATCTCGAACTCCATTCTCACAATTTCAAAACAAATAGGGGGCATTCATGAACAATTTGCAGTCGACGGTAATCATGAAGACAGACCTGGTGAATTTTACCGGTCGAGTATCTGTGGCCTCACAGGCCGACTTAAGTGATCTACTCAGAATCCAGAAGGATTTAATCTCAAAGGTTGTTTCCAGCAACAATGGCAAGATTATCAAGGGGGAAGGGGATTCTTTCTGGATCATTTTCCCAAGTGTCACCATAGCAGCCATCTCTGCCGTCGAAATCCAGCAGGAATTCAGAGTTGAACAAGCCGGATTATCAGATACTGAAACCTTAAGTATTCGGATTGCTATTACCATTGGGGACATTCTCCACCAGGAAGGTGATATTTTTGGCGATGCTGTGAATCTGGCAGCTCGAATTGAATCCATCACCCCGCCGAATGAAATTTACCTCAGTCATGCGGCTTGGTTGGTATTGAACAAAGCTGAGATTGGAAATTCCTTTGTAAAGGATTTTGAACTGAAAGGGATATCCGATAAAGAAAGCATTTATCGTATTGATCAGCGGCATAAGACCAGAATTATTAAAGAGCAGGCTGTGGTATTCACCGATCTACGCTCTTTTAGCGGCTTCAAGGATAAATTCTCCATAGACGATGTGGAAAATGTTATCGGCAAGATGGAAGAAATAGCCAGACATGCCTGTGATTCTAATGGTGGGACCATTCGAGCAACCATTGGAGATGCCCACTTCATGACTTTTCCCACCGCTACAGCGGCAATTCATGGTATTCTAACCATCATGAGTCACTGGGATAAATACATAGCTGAAACAGGCTACCCGACTCCCATGGCCCTGGGGGCTCATATTGCCGATGTTTACATTTTTAGATCCTGTATCTATGGGGATCAAATTAACAAAGCCGCTCTCATTGAGTCCCTGTGCAGGTCTGCACATTCTGAATTGGATAGAAGTGTTGCTCTCATCTCAGATCAGGTCTACCGAGAATCTCAAGTGACTCAATCCGAATGTGAAATAATAGAAATTGACCCAGGTATCATTGACAGGCGCATGCAGGGTAGATTCAAGTCAACTTTTGCCGAGGGAGAACCCCTCTTCGAACTCCTGCCAGCATCTCCCGCTACAGATGAATAGCAGGCAGCAGGTGTCACATCACAACTGACAGATAATGAGTACGATGATTGGTGGTACTATCAACATACATTTAATGATCTGGGAGAAATCGTTTGGTTAGGTAATCCTCTAAATTATTACGAGATTTTTCTGTATTCTCCAACCAGTGAAACGGTAATCCAATTGACCAGTAATGGGCGACCCAATAGCCATCCTCACATCAATCAAAATGGAGACATCGTTTGGACTGGTCAGGGCGCTGAATATGTACAGGGCAGTGAAGGAGTCTATATTGCTAAAAAAGCCCTCTCCTCGGGCTCTATTGCTGGTACAATAGCCGTTGACGATACAGGCCTTGCCGGTGTGGCGGTTGAGCTTCTTGATTCTGAAGGTTATCCGTTGCTATTCACATCCACTGATGTTGAAGGAACTTACTCATTTGGAGAAGTAGAATCAGGTGACTATCAGGTTATGATCGTCGAACCATTGGGTTATGTAGCAGATGAAAATCCAAAGATCACATCCTTAGCACCCGGTATGACCAATACACTGGATTTTACGCTAGCTGGAGTAGTGGTTCAAAATACCTGTAGAGGTAAGGGCTATTGGAAGCATCAATTCGATGTATACCTTAAGAATAGAGGTCACGCTCAGGAAAGCTACGATGATCTGAGCTCGTACATGGCCCAGATTTATCAATTTTATACTCCCCATTTTGCGATTTTCGCTAATTGTAACACTTTTGAAGATTGGCAAGCCATGCTTACAGTGAGAGGTAACGTCCAAATGGTTGAAAGGGCAAGGCAGCATCTCGCTGCACTGGTTTTCAATTTTGCATCCTTGAAAGTAGCACAATACGAAATCGTCACCGAAGATGGCAAAACTGCCGGGGATGTTTTGACATTTGTTTCAACCCTTATCGAAGATAGTGATTCTGCAAATGATGAAATGGCTAAAGATCTTGCAGAGGCGGTGAACTCGCAATTAGAAATAGCATCGGGGATTATTTCATCAGGTGGCGTGCTCTATAAGGGTAATGGAGAGCAGGTTGCATGGAATTGGGGTGAATTACCTGTGAGTTTTTCTCTAGACCAAAACTATCCCAATCCATTTAATCCAACAACGACGATTCATTACAGCTTACCCGTTGCCTCAGATGTCACCCTCCATATTTACGATATCACAGGTAGGGAGGTAAAAGGCCTTGTCAACGCATATCAGGCAGCAGGAACGTACTCGACACACTGGAAGGGCACAACTTCAAACGGGATATCTGTGGAAACAGGCGTATACTTTGCTCGTATCCAGGCTGGTGATTATTCGCAGGTCATAAAGATGATCTATCTCAGGTAAAGAGTTTCCCTATCTTGCCAGAATTAATGAGCCCCTGTCTATAATGGGGGCTCTCTTCATGGTGAAAGAAGAGATTTGATCCATAACCTGCTATTTCCTGATTTTTCAGATTCCAGAGACCAGACGGTCTCCGCTACCCTGGATACCAGGTGACGATCGTGACTGACCAGCAAAATGCTGCCTTCCCATTCCAGCAAAGCCTCCTCAAGACAGGTGATTGCCAGTAGATCCAGATGGTTGGTGGGTTCATCCAGCACCAGGAGTGAACACTCCCGGGACATACCCAGTGCCAGCATCAATTTGCGACTTTCACCGGGACTGATCATATCACCGTGGAGCAAGCCTTCAGGGTCAGAGCCCAAACGGCGCACAATGGTCAGAACCTGACCCATTTCATCATGTGAGAGCTGTTTTAGGGTCTCAAGAAGAGTGCTGCCCTCAGTCATGGGAATTTCCTGTGGCATGTACAGCAGGTCTGATTTGGGCAAGCTGGATCTGTGCATCAAATGGTTTACCAGTATAGATTTTCCAGAACCATTTGCTCCTGTAATGGCAATGCACTGTCCGCGCTCAAGCAGGAGATCAGGCCATGAGATTGTCAGAGAATTACTGGGACTGATACTGCCAGCCGGCTCATCAATGAGGACTTCCCTATGACCTGCACGGCCTCCCAGATGGATACCACTGCGATGCTCTTTTTGAACTGATATTGCACTTTTCCTGGCTTCCACCTTGTTGACCCGCTCACTCAAGGTTTGTTTGAGACGACCAGATTTCTTGTCCTTGCCGGAATAGATGGCCATACCGATCTTAGCCCGTCCATCTGAATCTCCCCGTGCCAGATAGCCTCGGCTCCGCCTGCCAGCTGTTCGGGTAACCTCCTCAGAGCGACGTTGGAGTTCACGGCGTAATTTCCTGGCTTCCTTTTGAAGCACAGCCTTCTGCCTCTGATGCTCCAACTGCTCACGATCCAGTTCCTGATTGGCTGAGCTAAAACCACCCTTGCGCATGTCAGGATGTCCCTTTTCAAGAAAAAGAGTATGATCACAAAGCGTATCCAGCAGATGCCGATCATGACTGACAATGAGACCGATTCCCTGAAAAGCTTTGAGTGTGTTGAGGAGAATCTCTTTGGTGTTGATGTCGAGGTGGTTATCAGGTTCATCAAGGATGAGTACATCAGGCTCATGAGAGAGCGCCAGGGCTAACTGGAGCCGCTTTCTTTCCCCATGGCTAAGGGTTGCCCCATCTATTGAACCAGTCGGGCTGAATGGCCAATTTCGCCCTCCATGACCAAATCTGTGCATCTTCAGCCATTGACAGTCTGAGCAGTCCGGGAGGATGATGATCAGTACGCTGTTCAACTGATTGGATATCTCCTGGAGCGTTGATATCTCCTGAATCGGGTTTTAAACTTTGGTTGATGAGGTGAAGCAGGGTGCTTTTCCCGCATCCGTTGGCTCCCACAACTCCTGTCCAGCCTGTATAGAAGGCTATGCTTATATCAGTGAAAAGTGCTTCCACGGCTTCGGGGTATTTGAAGCTCAAATGCTGTATAGTAAGAGATCTTGATATATGAGACATGCTAAATCCTTTGTAGATAACGATTTTGTGCAAGCCCGAGTTACAAACTCGAGGGTCTGAGTAAAACCAGTAAGTACTGAACCAGATGTGTTTGGCTTAATGCTTCTTATTTAGTGGGTTTTATTTGCGCATCCCGCTGATCCCTTAGAGGAAGGTTTAGTGACTGTTGTCTCATGCCCAAAATAGGCAAAAAATAGGGGAGAATCAATTGAGTTTAGGTTTGAACAGGTATCCCAGGGATGGGCATGCGTCGCTTCCAGGCGACTCTGAATTCTGGCTCCTGAATTCCTGATTTTACCCCTAAATATTCCCTCCGTGCAAGGATTGGTTCCATCTGTGTTAGCCGGAAACTCGAAGTGTCCTTATCTTTCAGAACAGTAGGGGGTTTTGCGAACAGGATGCACAGCCGTACCACTCAGTAATTCATCGGGCATTTAAACCTTCTGACCCTCTTCAGTAAGTTAAGTATACTGGGTGTAGGCTTTGTCCTTTTTGCAGGAGTAAAGATATTGTAAACATGAAACAATTACAGGGGTGATTTATGAAGCGGAGATTGATTGCATCAACAGCATTATTAATGCTTATCAGCTGTGAAGAACCCACCGAATTATTAGCACCAACAAATTTGACTTACATTAAAAACAATGAAAAGTCGGTGACACTTCTGTGGGAGAGGAACAATGATCAAGAAGGCGGTTTTACTATTGAGCGCAAAACGGGTAACGGGAACTATACTTTTCTAACAAGCAAACCTGCCAAAAGTACAAGTCATACTGATTCATCACTAATACTATATAATAGCTACACCTATCGGGTAAAAGCAACGGGTGCGGATGATGATTCTGAATGGAGTAATGAACTATTGCTTTCAACCTGGCTAAATGCACCTGCTACCCTGAACCTTTCCAGGGAAGGGGTGACCACTTACTCCATCTCCTGGACAGATAACTCAGGCTGTGAAGATGGGTATATTGTTGAGCGACGGGTTGGAAGTGGAAGTTATACACTTCTAGCTGAAAAGGCGGCGGATTGTACCAGTCATATCGATTCTGGATTGACTATCGATGAGACCTATGGCTATCGGGTTAAGGCAACCAGCCAGGCGGGAGATTCGGAGTACAGTTATGAAAGGACTGCTACTTTAGTATTTAATATGGATCCCCCAAGAAACTTGACAGTCACCAAGGACAATGAAACAACCATCAGACTTGAATGGGAAGATAGATCAGAGTATGAGGACGGGTTCATCATTGAGCGCAAGGTTGGAGATGCAGACTATATGCTTCTTGCCGAAAAACCCTCAGGAAGTACAAGCCATATAGACGCCAATCTGACAATGGGTCAAACTTATGTATATAGAGTGAAAGCAATTAGTCAGTATAAAAATTCAGAATGGAGCAATAATCAAACAGTCCAAATTTATTTTTTGGGTCCAAGCGAATTGTCATTGTTCCGAGATGATGAAACCACATTCAGTCTCACCTGGAGGGATAACTCTGATAGTGAGGATAGCTATATAGTCGAATGCAAAGCTGGGGGTGAAGATTATGTGGTTCTGTCCAATGAGCCTGCAGGAAGCACGAGCTATATCCATTCAGGATTGACACTGAATGAAACTTACAGCTATCTCGTGAAAGCGACAGGTCCTTATGGGGAGTCAGATTATTCTAATGAGGTTTTTGCGCTCCTTTATGAAAGGAGCACAGTCAGGGATATAGATGGCAACATCTATCAAACTATCCGCAGCGGGGACCAGTGGTGGATGGCAGAGAATCTAAGGGTAAGTAAATACCGTGATGGGAGTTCAGTTGAGTATGCAACCGATACGACCAGTCACGAGGTAACAGGAATTGGGATATATTGGATTTATAATAACAATTCAAATGATGAACTGGATACATATGGAGCTCTTTACAATTGGCATGCTGTTTCAGACAGCCGAAACATAGCTCCTGAGGGATGGCATATACCTACAGATGCTGAATGGCAGGAGCTCATCGATAATCTGGGTGGTGAAGACGTGGCTGGCGACTACATGAAAGAAGCCGGCACAATACATTGGGAAGATGATGAGGGTTCTACCAATATTAGTGGTTTCTCAGCCTTACCCGGCGGTAGATACTCATATTCTGAGGGTTGGTGGGGTTGGGGGGGTAGTTGGATTGATGGAGAGCCTGGTTTTTATAGATTGGGACGCGATGCAAGCTTCTGGTCGGCAACGGAGGATGTGGAAAATGGTGGTGCCATTGAACGATTCTTGTCTTCCGATATTTCAGGTATCTACAGAGGTGTGAGCGAGAAGGAAAATGGTTTTTCTGTTCGCTGTGTGAAAGATTGATGGCGTCACCAGCAATATAGGGGATACCGACTGTGCCACAGTCCTTAGAGAAGTTGTATAGCAATGGTTTTAGGCATAAGGTTAATTGATCACCAATCAATTGCTCATCATCATCCCTGACCTGACAATCTTCGATATTCGGGGGCAAGAGATTGTGACCCTCCAGGATGCTGAAAAACCTCCTGGTAATTATGAAGTGCAGTGGAACGGGATGGATCAATCAATCCCGTTAATACGCGAGTGTATTTCGCTCGCCCAAAGGCAGCGGATTTTAACCAGACTATAAAAATAGTATTTCTCAAATAACTTGAGCTAATTCAGCCATTATATAGCCCCGGGCTATGTCTGGAGCTTTGTTTTCTGAACAAGTAGAGTAACTTATAATTCGAACAGGAACTCATGTAGAAGTCTTTCAATTGTATATTTACCTCGGGGGGCAAAATTGACTATTAAGGCAAACCAGCGATGAATGAATCAAAACCACATCAAATCACAGACCCCTTTGATACAATAAAGCACATTTTAAAAGTATCTGAACGTCTCAATGAGCTTAAGGATCTGGATGCTATACTGGATAGAATTCTGGAAGAGAGCCGTCTGTTATCCAATGCAGATGCAGGAACCCTGTTTCTTGTTAAGGATGGTGACCTTGTTTTTGAGTATATCCAGAACGAAAGTTTTGCCGATCAACGTGATGGAATTAAGATTTACAGTAACCAAACCATCCCCATAAATGGCCTATCTATTGTAGGGTATGTTGCCCAGGAAGGGAAACCACTTTGCATTGATGATGCCTATGCTCTGCCAGAAGGGTTGAGTTGCACATTTAATTCTGGGTTTGATACTCGAAGTGGCTACCACACAAAATCCATCTTAACCGTACCCATCAAGAGTTCACAGAGAAAAGTGATTGGCGTCATCCAAATCATAAATGCGAAAAATGATCTGGGAGAAGTCATCCCATTCACAAAGGCCATGGAACATTATCTTGGTCTATTTGCAAACAATGCCTCCGTTGCCATTGAACAGGGAATTATCACCAGGGAAGTTGTTTTACGCATGGTGAAAATGGCAGAATTGCGTGACCCCACGGAGACAGGAGCTCATGTCCAACGCGTAGGAGCATATTCGGCAGAGATTTATGATAATTGGGCTCAAACCCACGGCATAGAAAAGGCTGAGCGTAAACGCATAAAGGACCGTATCCGAATTGCGGCCATGTTGCATGATGTAGGAAAAGTGGGGGTTTCAGATACAATCTTGAAGAAGCCCGGCCGGCTCTCGGAAACTGAATTTGATCAAATTAAGCTGCATACTGTTCATGGTCGGAATCTTTTTACACAATCTACTTCTGACCTGGATGAAATGTCTGCAGAAATCGCTTCCAATCACCATGAGAAATGGGATGGATCCGGTTACCCTGGTCATATGAAGGGTGAAAATGAGGATGTGAAGTTGGGAAGCGGGAAGCAAGGTAGTGAAATTCCTCTAGCAGCTCGAATTTGTGCTGTGGCAGATGTTTACGATGCACTCTGTTCAAAGCGATCATACAAAGAAGCCTGGGATGAAAATCAAGCAGTGGATGAGATCAAGAAGGCATCTGGGATTGAATTTGATCCTGAGGTGGTCGCCTCATTTCTTAATATTCAGCCGACGATCAATTCAATACGAGAGCACTTCAACGGTACCTAGATGTATGGAAATGTACGGTCTGATTTCCAGTTGATCCCGATGCGCCTGATTCGTTTATAATCCCTTTAGCATAACCCTGCAACTAACAGTGTAACAGATAGATACAGGGAACACTTAATCACCATATGTAATGAATATAAAATTATTTAACCTGCTTTGTATTCATCAGCGAGTAGAGGACTGGGAGTATTCCCAGGGTTAATAACGTTGAGCTAAATAGACCAAATACGACCACAACTGCCAGGGGTCTCTGTATCTCCGATCCTATTCCAGTGGCCAGCATTAAAGGGATCAAACCAAAGATAGTAGTGAGTGCCGTCATGAGGACTGGCCGCAGTCTGATCTCTGCTCCTCGTAAAGCTGCTTCCATCCTGGAAAGTCCTTCTCCTTCGAGGCGCTGGAAGTTGCTGATGAGGACGAGTCCATTTTGGACTGCAATCCCAAATACTGCAATGAATCCGACGGCTGCTGGTACACTCAGATATTCTCCTGTAAAGTACAGCCCTAGTATTCCTCCTATGAGAGATAGAGGTATACTGATGTAAATCAACGCAGCTTCTTTCACAGATTCTAAGGCCATTAGCAGGAAGGCGAAAATCAGGATTAGAACGACAGGAATGACGAAGCTTAACCTACGCATTGCCCTTTCCTGATTTTCGAACTGACCACCTATCTCCATGGTATAGCCTGCAGGTAATCGGATTTCATCAGACAAACGTTCGCGTATATCTGATACTACTGTCCCCAAATCTCTACCCCTAATATTGGCATTCACTGTCCATCGACGCTGGTTTTTCTCTCGATTGATCTGCACTGGTCCAAGAACCGACTCCACAGTAGCAACCTCACGGAGGGGGATGAGGGATCCATTTGTTCGACGCACAAGAATACCCTCGAGAACATTTACATCGTCCCTGAACTGCTCCTGGAAGCGAACATGGATGCCAAAGCGTCGGGTTTCCTTGTATATCTGAGAGACGACCTCTCCACCAACAGCCAATTCGATAGCTTCCATGATCTGATTCACAGTGATACCGTAGCGCTTACTGGTTTCACGGTTTGGGGTGATGCGATATTGCGGTTGTCCCCAGCTTTGTTCAATCCCAAGATCTACTAAACCTGATATACCAGAGACAGCTTGCCCTGTGAGTTCTGCGTAACGACGCAAAGTATCAATATTCTCGCCGTATATCTTTATTGCAAGTTGGGTGCGTACTCCAGAAAGCAACTCGTCGAATAGATTCTGAATGGGCTGGGTAAAGTTCAGTTGAATTCCAGGATATTCGCCAAGTTGTTGCGCCAATCCATTGACCAAATCTTCCTTACTGTTGTGAGTCCACTGATCCTGTGGTTTCAATGTGATCTGCATGGAAGCAAAGTTGACCGGATGGGGGTGACTACCTGCCTCTGGACGCCCAATCTTCGTAATAGCATGTTCCACCTCGTCAAATTGAACAACATCTCGTTCCATGAGCTGGATAAGTTCAGTCATTGTTTCAAGACTCGTAGACGGAGCAGAGGTAATAATTACCTGTATGGCGCCTTCTTCAAGCGTGGGGACGAATTCTGTACCTAACCGTGGAACCAACATAAGGCTGATAAAAAGAAGCAGAATTGCTGGGATGACAATCATCCAACTCCTTTTGGTCAGTGTAAGGAGTAGCGCTTTGTACCCCTTGCGTAGCACTGACATGAACCGTGGCTCTACTAGCCGAGTCTTCCGTATGATCATACTCGATAACACCGGCGAAATAACCAGGGCAGCAATGAGAGATCCGATCAAGGCGAAGACGATGGTGATAGCCAGTGGTCTAAAGAGTTTTCCTTCGATACCCTGGAGGGAGAATATGGGGAGAAACACCATGATGATAATCGCTACTGAAAACAGAATGGGTTTACGGACCTCATTCACGGCTTCAATGATTGCTCCGATGCGTTTATCGTTATCCGATGTATCAAGGGATTGCAATTTCCGATAGATGCTCTCAACCACAACAATGGATCCATCGCCGAGCATTCCGATGGCGATGGCGATACCACCAAAGGACATGAGGTTGGCGGAGATTCCCTGCCAACCCATTAGAATGACACCGACTAAGGCGCTAATGGGAAGACTGAAACCGACGATAATCGCAGTTCTGAAATTCCAGAGAAAGAGGAGCAGGATCAGGTTAACCAGGATGCCGGCTTGAAACAGGGCACTGATGACCGTTCCAGTAGCCTTTGATACCAACTCGGATTGATCATAATAGGGTATGAGCCGCACCCCTTGTGGTAAGGCATTTTGTACCTCGGGCAACTTCGCCTTCAATGCATCGATAACTTCAGAGGAGTTCTGCCCCAGTAGTTTGATGACAATGCCTGCTACTACTTCTTGCCTGCCATCCATACTGACAACACCACGACGGGTTTCGTTTCCATATCCTACTTCGGCAATGTGCTCAAGCGTAATTGGGACACTGTTCTCGACCTTCAATGGGATTGAGCCGATCTGTTCAAGTTCTTCCAGTAACCCTACGCCGCGGATCAGATATTCCTCAGATCCAACAACAAGAAACTGCCCACCAACATTCCGATTGTTATCTCTAATTGCTGAGACAACGTCATCTATTGAAATATCATATTCAAGCATATTCAGTGGATTAAGCTTAACCTGGTACTGGAGGACATGCCCACCCATTGAGAGAATCTCAGTGACTCCGGGTACGGTTTGGAGTTGGTACTTGACCTGCCAATCGTTGATCTCGCGCAGGTATGCCCCTGGATCTTTCCCTTCGAGATGGGCTAAGCCTTCATCAAGCGTGAGGTAATACATGAATACCTCGCCTAAACCCGAGCTAATGGGACCTAATGTTGGCGCTTCTTCAAGGTCAGGAAGATCTTCCATGGCGGAGTTCAGTCTTTGATTTACCAACTGGCGGGCGAAATAGATATCTGTATCATCAGAGAAATAGACATAAATGACAGCCATTCCAAAAGCTGAAGTAGATTTAACCAGGGTCACGCCAGGTAGCCCATTCATTGAACTTTCAATAGGGTATGTGATAAGACGTTCGATTTCTTCCGGCGCCATTCCATGTCCCTCAGCGAAGATTGGTACCATCACGGGGGAGATATCAGGAAAAGCATCTTTGGGCAAATGGGTGTACTCCCATATCCCAAATCCCAGGATGAGACCAATTAAAAGGAAAATGAGTACATTCTGTTTCATCAGAAATTGCATGAGTTATCCCCTAATGCCCATGGCCAGCGTGACCGGACAGGGAGGAAGTCACCAATTCAGACTTCAGGAAGAATGACCCAGTGGATACAATCCGATCACCTATCTTCAGTCCGCTTTGGATGTCGATCAAACCCCCGCCTCGTTGACCCACCTCAACACTGACAACCTCAAACTCAGTATCAGACACTGGCATAAAGACAACATGCTCTGATTCATAGGTTTGAATACAACTTTCTGGAACAACCAGCACCTCTTCTCCATCATGATCGTAAGCCGCTTCAGCATAAACAAGTCTACCTGGGTTCCAGGTACCAGATGTATTTCTGAGAATACAGCGCACAATATTTGTCCGTGTGATAGAATCCATGACCGGTTTTATATATCGAATGGTCGTTTGGATTTGCTCATCGCCATCGATTGATTTTAGAGTAAGTACCTGACCTTTTTTGAGGAGTGGCATATCCTTTTCGAAGGCGTGTAGATCAACCCATACTGTACGAAGGTCTCCTATAATCATGAGTGGCTCTGACCCATCTGT
This DNA window, taken from Candidatus Neomarinimicrobiota bacterium, encodes the following:
- a CDS encoding efflux RND transporter periplasmic adaptor subunit yields the protein MNSNKYYLILSFILISTLLLECKGDIEEHDDHSVHIETTLDSVPSESHDEHEDEIMVELSAPEIEKAGITFIDVVTGKIPGTRRLYGEIRLNEDQVIHKYPKYPGIVRNVRGNIGDRVLEGDTLALIFNTNTLSIYPVIAAQSGEVLEKHAVVGEFTDGSEPLMIIGDLRTVWVDLHAFEKDMPLLKKGQVLTLKSIDGDEQIQTTIRYIKPVMDSITRTNIVRCILRNTSGTWNPGRLVYAEAAYDHDGEEVLVVPESCIQTYESEHVVFMPVSDTEFEVVSVEVGQRGGGLIDIQSGLKIGDRIVSTGSFFLKSELVTSSLSGHAGHGH
- a CDS encoding efflux RND transporter permease subunit, which produces MQFLMKQNVLIFLLIGLILGFGIWEYTHLPKDAFPDISPVMVPIFAEGHGMAPEEIERLITYPIESSMNGLPGVTLVKSTSAFGMAVIYVYFSDDTDIYFARQLVNQRLNSAMEDLPDLEEAPTLGPISSGLGEVFMYYLTLDEGLAHLEGKDPGAYLREINDWQVKYQLQTVPGVTEILSMGGHVLQYQVKLNPLNMLEYDISIDDVVSAIRDNNRNVGGQFLVVGSEEYLIRGVGLLEELEQIGSIPLKVENSVPITLEHIAEVGYGNETRRGVVSMDGRQEVVAGIVIKLLGQNSSEVIDALKAKLPEVQNALPQGVRLIPYYDQSELVSKATGTVISALFQAGILVNLILLLFLWNFRTAIIVGFSLPISALVGVILMGWQGISANLMSFGGIAIAIGMLGDGSIVVVESIYRKLQSLDTSDNDKRIGAIIEAVNEVRKPILFSVAIIIMVFLPIFSLQGIEGKLFRPLAITIVFALIGSLIAALVISPVLSSMIIRKTRLVEPRFMSVLRKGYKALLLTLTKRSWMIVIPAILLLFISLMLVPRLGTEFVPTLEEGAIQVIITSAPSTSLETMTELIQLMERDVVQFDEVEHAITKIGRPEAGSHPHPVNFASMQITLKPQDQWTHNSKEDLVNGLAQQLGEYPGIQLNFTQPIQNLFDELLSGVRTQLAIKIYGENIDTLRRYAELTGQAVSGISGLVDLGIEQSWGQPQYRITPNRETSKRYGITVNQIMEAIELAVGGEVVSQIYKETRRFGIHVRFQEQFRDDVNVLEGILVRRTNGSLIPLREVATVESVLGPVQINREKNQRRWTVNANIRGRDLGTVVSDIRERLSDEIRLPAGYTMEIGGQFENQERAMRRLSFVIPVVLILIFAFLLMALESVKEAALIYISIPLSLIGGILGLYFTGEYLSVPAAVGFIAVFGIAVQNGLVLISNFQRLEGEGLSRMEAALRGAEIRLRPVLMTALTTIFGLIPLMLATGIGSEIQRPLAVVVVFGLFSSTLLTLGILPVLYSLMNTKQVK